AATCATCGCCGCGTCATGTTGCATTGTGATATGGGGCGAGGAAACGTAGACTGACATCTCCAGGCTGATGCGGCCGACAAAACGAGGAAAGCGGATGGGCGCTGGTGCCTTGATCCACGATGCTGAGGTTCCGAATGCCGACAGGCAGCGATGGCTGGCTCTCGCGGAGAAAGCGTTGGCCGGTGCGTCCTTTGAGGAAAGGCTGGTATCCCGTACCGACGACGACATCCGGATCGAGCCGCTATACGATCGCTCGACCATTGGCGAGCCGCTTGTGCGAGCAAACCCGAGATCGCCCTGGATTGTCAGCCAGCGTATAGACGACCCCGATGTCGGCCGTGCCAAGGCCCAGGCACTGGAAGACGTGGCGCAGGGCGCCACCGGACTGTCGCTTGTCTTCGAGGGCGCTCCCAATGCGTTCGGCTACGGCCTGCCAAGGACGGCGAAGGCGCTGGAGACCGTGCTGGAGGGCATTCCGCTCAATCGCGTCCAGGTCCGTATCGACACCCATCCCTGGAGCCGTCCGATGGCCGACTGGCTGGTCGCGTTCCTGAGCAAGCGTCGGTCTGATCCGGCAAAGCTCAACCTGTCCTTCGGCATCGATCCCGCGGCGATCCTTGCCGGGACCGGGCGGCTACGCATGTCGATCGAAGCACTGCAGGAATCGATGCCGCAATCGCTGGCGCATTTCTTTTCGATGGGTGTCCCCGGTGTGCTGCTCGAAGCTGACGGGCGCGTGGTCCACAATGGGGGCGCCACGGAAGCGCAGGAACTCGGCATCATGTTGGCTTCAGCGGTCTCCTATCTCAGAATGTTCGAGAAGGCCCGGCAGCCACTTGTCTATGCCGCACCCCATATTGGCTTTGCGCTCAGCGTCGACCAGGACCAGTTCCTGTCGATGGCCAAGGTCCGAGCCTTGCGTAGGCTGTGGGCACGGGCGCAGGAAGCCTGCTCGATCCCCAATTCCACCGCCAGTGTCCATGCCGAAACATCGTTTCGCATGATGACCGCAGCGGACCCGGAGACGAACATCCTGCGCACCACCATTGCCGGCTTTGCCGCCGCGGCCGGCGGCGCGGATTCAATCTCCATCCTGCCGCACACGATCGTGCACGGCCTTCCGGCGGGCTTCGCCCGGCGCGTTGCCCGCAACGCGCAACTGATCATGGCCAATGAAAGCCACATCGGTCACGTCGCCGACCCGGCCTATGGCTCCGGGGCCGTCGAAGCGCTGACCGCGGAACTCTGCCAGGCGGCCTGGACGGAATTCCAACGAATCGAAGCGGAAGGCGGCGTGCTTGCCAGCCTTCAGGAAGGGCACATCCAGAAGCGCGTTCACGCCGCGGCCGCGCGGCGCAATGCAGCCTATCAGGCTGGCGAACGGGCCATCGTCGGCACGACACTTTACCCGCTGAAGGGCGAGCGCCCGGTCGAAACACTGGCAGCGGAACGTCGGCCTGCCTTCACCGAAGGCGTTGCGGTCTGCGAGCCGCTATTTCCTGTCCGCATCGATCAATCGATCGGAGGCGCATCTTGATACCGGATTTCAGCCAGATCGGGTGGGTACCGCCGCGCCGCGTGCCGGTTGAGATCAAGGGCCAGCGGTTGACGCCGGAAGGCCTTGTGGTCAAGCATCTGTACAATCAGGGCGACCTCAAGGGCGTGCCGCATCTCGATACCTATCCGGGCGTGCCGCCATTCGTGCGCGGCCCCTATCCGACCATGTATGTCCAGCAGCCCTGGACAATCCGGCAGTATGCAGGTTTCTCGACAGCCGAAGAATCCAATGCCTTCTACCGGCGCAATCTGGCCGGCGGCCAGAAAGGCCTGTCGGTGGCCTTCGATCTCGCCACGCATCGCGGTTATGACAGCGACCATCCGCGCGTCGCCGGCGATGTCGGCATGGCCGGCGTCGCCATCGATTCCATACTCGACATGCGGCAGCTCTTCGACGGCATCCCGCTCGACGAAATGACGGTGTCGATGACCATGAACGGCGCGGTGCTGCCGATCATGGCACTCTACATCGTCGCGGCTGAAGAACAGGGCGTTGCGCAGAAGGACCTCGCCGGAACCATTCAGAACGACATTCTGAAGGAGTTCATGGTGCGCAACACCTACATCTATCCGCCCAAGCCCTCGATGCGGATCGTGTCGGACATCTTCTCCTACACATCGAAGAACATGCCGAAGTTCAATTCGATATCGATCTCGGGCTACCACATGCAGGAAGCCGGTGCGACGGCCGACCTGGAACTCGCCTATACGATCGCCGACGGCATCGAATATGCCCGCGCCGGCGTCGCGGCCGGTCTCGATATCGACCGCTTCGCGCCGCGCCTCTCTTTCTTCTGGGCGATCGGCATGAACTTCTTCATGGAAGTGGCCAAGCTCCGGGCCGCTCGCCTTTTGTGGGCGAGCCTGATGAAGAAGAATTTTTCGCCGAAGGACGAACGCTCGCTGTCGCTGCGCACCCATAGCCAGACCTCTGGCTGGTCGCTGACGGCGCAGGACCCCTACAACAACATCATCCGGACCATGCTCGAGGCGATGGCGGCGACGCAGGGACACACCCAGTCGCTGCACACCAACTCCTTCGACGAGGCGATGGCCTTGCCGACCGACCATTCCGCCCGCATCGCCCGCAACACGCAACTCACCCTGCAGAAGGAATCCGGTACCACGCGCATCATCGACCCGTGGGGTGGCTCCGCCTATCTGGAACGACTGACGCATGACCTCGCGGCGCGCGCGCTTGCTCATATCGAAGAGGTCGAGGCTCTCGGCGGCATGGCCGCCGCAACGGAAAAGGGCATTCCCAAGCTTCGCATCGAGGAAGCTGCTGCGCGCACCCAGGCGCGCATCGATTCCGGCGAGCAGATGCTGGTCGGCGTCAACGCGCACCGGCCGGAGACGGATATCGAGGTCGACGTGCTGAAGATCGACAATGCCGAGGTTCGGGCCCGGCAATTGTCGAAGCTGCAGCGGCTGAAGGGCACACGTGACGTCGGCGCCGTCGAAAACGCGCTCGACGCCTTGACCCGCGCCGCGGAAGGCAATGAAAACCTGCTTGAGTTCGCCATCCGCGCCGCACGCGCCAATGCCACGGTGGGCGAAATCTCATTCGCGCTGGAAAGAACCTTTGGCCGCCACGTCGCTACCGTCCAGACGATTTCCGGCGTCTACCGCAAGGCGCTTGGCGATAACCCCGTGGTCGATCGGCTACAGGAAAAGCTCGAAGCCTTCGAGAAGACGTCCGGCGGCAAGCCGCGCATCCTGGTCGCCAAAATGGGACAGGACGGGCACGACCGTGGCCAGAAGGTGATCGCCACCGCCTTTGCCGATCTCGGTTTCGACGTTACCGTCGGAGCCATGTTCCAGACGCCGGAGGAGATCGCGAAGCTGGCGGTCGAACACGACGTTCATATCGTCGGTGCCTCGTCTCTGGCGGCAGGACACCTGACGCTCATTCCCGAACTGCGCGATGCTCTGAAAAAGATGGGGCGCAGCGACATGTTGATCGTGGCCGGTGGCGTCATCCCGCCGCAGGACTATGACGCGGTCATGGAAGCAGGTGCCGCGGAGATTTTCCCGCCGGGCACGGTCATTCCGGAGGCTGCGGATCGCTTGCTGGACCGGCTGCTGTCGACCGGTTGAACACTGCCGCATAGCTGAACAAGCTCGCTATAACCGGCGTTGTAACAGGGGATGCAGCACCGTGAAAACGACCATCCACAAGATTGATGATTCCGAAGGCGCGGTCATTCCGAGGAAGCTTCTTGACCGCATGAACTTGCGGGTAGGCGATCTGCTTGAAACGTCGAAACGGATGATGGCATTGCCTTGAGACCCTTGGCCGACAGCTTCGATCGTCAGATGAAAGCTGCCCCAGAAGTCATGGACAAATATAGGGTTGGGCTTCAGAAGCTCTCGGAATGACCTGCACCAATCGGTGCACCTCGGCACTGGGATGTGAAACGCCTAGCTGTCGGAGAGCTTGACGATTTCCCATTCCTTGCCGTTGACCACGGCAACGTCGCCAAGCTTCTTGCCGAACAGGGCAACGGCCATCGGCGAGACGTGGGAAATCGTGCCCTTGGCCGGATCGGCCTCGTCCTCGCCGACGATCTTCCAGTGCACCTTCCTCTCGTCATCGCCCTGCAGGGTAACGCCCATGCCGAAACGAACCAGATCGCTTCCGGGCTCCGGCACGGACAATTCGGCATTCTCGCGCCGCGCGGTCCAGTAGCGCAGGTCGCGCGACACAACAGCAATGCGCTCGCGGTCTGCCTTCCTCTCCGCTTTCGCCAGTATGTCGCGCAAGTCAGCCAGATTCTCCTCGATCATCGCCAGGCCGCGCTCCGTCACCAGATTGCGGTGCGGGCTGATCGGCCGCTCGCCGACGCCGGCGATGGCATTTTCGCTGTCTTCCTCGCGTGTGAAAGCTCTGCTCATCCAATGAACTTAGGCGCGGAGAGGCTGCTCGACAAGCCACTGTCGCTGCTTATCGAGGGGCGAGACAGAACGTCTGGCACGATTCCTGCGGTGTCAGGGTTGAACGCCAGGATTCTGTGCCGATGTTGAACAGACGAAAGTTTCTCGCCGGAACGGCTGGTTTTGCCGTGATCGGCCTGTCGCTCGGCAAGACTGCGGCTGCCAACCTGCCCGGAATCGAGAAAGCTTCCATGCGCGGTTCGATCAACGCGACCGATCTCGGTATGCAGCCTGGCGCGCTTGATGACCAGAGCAAGGCCTTCGCAAAACTGCTGCGTAACGCAAGTGATCGCGACATGCCGGTGTTCCTGCCGCCGGGCACCTATGTCGTGTCCAACCTGTCGCTACCCGGCCGCGTGCGTCTTTCCGGCGTGCCCGGTGCAACGCGGATCGTCTATGGCGGCAATGGTCATTTGTTCATGGCGGAGCAGGCCGACCATGTCGAGTTCAGCGGACTGGTGTTCGACGGCACAAATCGCTCAATGGGCGATTATGCGCAAGGCCTGCTCGATCTTCGTCGTGTCGGGCACCTTGTCGTCGACAATTGCCAGATCACCGGCAGCGGCAAGAGCGGGCTGGCGCTCGAACGTGCTTCGGGACGCGTCGAGCGTTCGGAGATTTCCGGCGCCGCCGATGCCGGCATCTATTCGGTCGAAGCGGGAGGGCTGGAGATCACCGGCAATCGCGTGTCCGACTGCGCCAATGGCGGCATCCTCGTGCATCGCTGGCAGGCGGCCGAGGACGGCACCATGGTAACCGGTAACCGCATCGAGCGCATCCAGGCGCGCAGCGGCGGAACCGGCCAGAACGGCAATGGCATCAATGCCTTTCGCGCCGGCAACGTCGTCATCTCCGGTAACGTCGTTTCGGATTGCGCCTTCTCGGCGATCCGGGCCAACAGTTCCAGCAACCTGCAGATTACTGGCAACACCTGCTCGCGGTCGGGCGAAACGGCTGTCTATTCCGAATTCTCCTTCGAAGGCGCCATCATCAGCAACAACATCGTCAATGGTGCCGCCAACGGCATCTCGATCGTCAATTTCAACGAAGGCGGCCGCATGGGCGTATGCTCGGGCAACATCGTTCGCAACCTCTCGACCAGTGGCCCCTACCCTGCCGACCCGCCCGGGTTCGGCGTCGGCATCAGCGTCGAGGCCGACACCACGGTTTCCGGCAATGTCATCGAGAATGCGCCGCTCTACGGCATGCAGATCGGCTGGGGGCCGTATCTGCGCAATGTCGTCGCGACCGGAAACATCATCCGCAAGGCCGGAACCGGCATCGTCGTGACCGTGGTGGAAGGCGCAGGGACGGCCGTCATTTCCGACAATGTCATTGACGGCGTTCAAAACGGCGCGGTCATCGGCCAGCGCTGGGCACAACCTGCAACCGCCGACCTTGCCGCATCAGACAATGCGGGATACGCGCATCTGACCGTCGAGCGCAATCGTGTCAGTTGAGGGCTGCGGTCGGCCGGAGCGCACCGACCTTGGCGCCGATGCGGCTTTCGATGGGTGCGTTCGCCAGCTTGATCAACTTTGCCGCCAAGGTCTCGTCCGCATGCAGCAGCTTGGCAATGACTGCCGCAACCATGGCTTCGGCGGCCCGGCCGGCACCATCATCGCATTTGAGCGCGATGCCGAGGCCGAGCTCAGGAAGTGCCGCGCAATAGACGCCCTCTGCGCCGCCCTTCACGAAGATCCGCCCTGGCGCGGCCTGCATTAGTGCCACGTCCGCGCGGCCAGTTCCGGCGACGAAGAACGGCTCGGCCATGCAGGCCGAAAGCAGCCGCTTCGCGGCCTTGGCTCGCTCGGGGCCAAAACCCGTGGTGGTCACCATGCGAGCAAAGCCGAGCGCGAAGCTCCTGAGCGGCACCGCGTAGGTCGGGATCGAGCAGCCATCGGTCGCGCGTTCGTCGGCACCATGGGCAGCTCCAGTCACCGCCTGCATGGCATCCCGTATCATCTCCTGCTCGGCATGGCCGGCATTGACATAGCCTTTGTGCGCAACGCCGACATGGACGCAGGTGCAAAGAAAACCCGAATGTTTGCCCGAGCAGTTGTTGTGCAGTGCGTTCGGAACTTCTCCGGCGCGGGCGAGCGCGATCGTCGCGTCGTGGCTCGGCCAGTGCGCCCCGCATTCCAGCGCGGTTTCATCCAGTCCGGCTTTGGCCAGCATCGACCGCGCCAGTTCGACATGCTCTGGCTGGCCTGAGTGTGAAGCGCAGGCGAGCGCCAGTTCGCGGTTGCCGAAGCCATAGGCATCGGCCGCGCCACTTTCGACCAGCGGCAATGCCTGTATTGCCTTGACCGCCGAGCGCGGGAACACTGGCCGTGCCGTATCGCCGATCTCCCAGACCGACTTGCCGTCGGCATCGAAGACCGCGATGGCACCGCGATGCGCGCTCTCGACGATCGCGCCGCGCAGAACTTCAACCAGAACCGGATTCGTCATGACTACCCCGCGAATGCGGGCCGCTTTTATCTGATCCGGTCGAGGATTGAAACGTAATTGGCGACCGCGGCGCCACCCATGTTGAATATGCCGCCAAGTTTTGCCCCGGGCACCTGGATGCCGCCTGCCTCGCCGACAAGCTGCATTGCGGTCAGCACATGCATCGAAACACCGGTGGCGCCAATGGGATGGCCTTTCGACTTCAGCCCGCCCGACGGGTTGACCGGCAACCGGCCATCCTTGGCCGTCTCGCCGCTCAATGCCAGTTTCGCGCCCTCGCCCGGCCTCGCCAGACCCATCGCCTCATATTCGATCAGTTCGGCGATGGTGAAGCAGTCATGCGTCTCGACGAAGGACAAATCGTCGAGCGTCACGCCGGCATTCTTCAGCGCCCGGTTCCAGGCCTGCTCGCAGCCTTCGAAGGCCAGGATGTCGCGCTTCGACATCGGCAGGAAGTCCTGCACATGTTCATTCGCGCGGAAGGTCACCGCACGGCGCATCCTTAAGGCTGTCGATGTGTCCGTAAGCACAAGGGCAGCGGCACCGTCAGAGACGAGCGAGCAGTCGGTGCGCTTCAGGGGGCCGGCAACGAAGGGATTCTTCTCGCTTTCCTGGCGGCAGAACTCATAACCGAAATCCTTGCGCATCTGCGCATAGGGATTGTCGACGCCATTCTTGTGGTTCTTGGCGGCGATCATCGCCAGTGCATCCGACTGGTCGCCATAGCGTTGGAAATAGGCTTGCGCGATCTTGCCGAAGACACCGGCGAAGCCCGCCGGCGTGTCACCATCCTCGGGCAGGTAGGAGGCCTTCAGCAGATTCTTGCCGATCTCGGGACCGGGCGTCGTCGTCATCTGCTCGGCACCGACCACCAGCACGATACGGGCCGCGTTTGCATCGATGGCGCGGATGCCTTGCCTGACCGCCGCCGATCCCGTGGCGCAGGCATTCTCGACGCGCGTTGCCGGCTTGAAGCGCAACCGGTCGTCTGCCTGGAGAACAAGGCTCGCGGTGAAATCCTGTGCTGAAAAACCGGCGTTGAAATGACCCAGCACGATCTCGTCGACATCGTCCGGCCCGATACCGGCATGCTCGAGCGCTTCACTTGCAACCTTGGTGATCAGGCTCTCCAGCGTCTCGCCTTCGAGCTTGCCGAAGCGCGAGTGCGCCCAGCCGACGATGCATGCAGTCATGGCAACCTCCATACTTCGCGACAGCCTAGCACGTACTGCGGCGCACACTCTCTTAATGTTGTTCAACACTGAACCATTTGCAAGGCTTGTGAAGGGACAGCCGCACACAATCGTTTGAGCCTCGACCCAAAATCGGGCTGGATTTTTGTTGATTGATCCATCAATAAAAAATAATCTTGCTGCAAAAGCGGAGACACGATGCCGAAAGTCGGAATGGAGCCATTGCGCCGCAAGGCGCTGATCGATGCGACGATCTCGGCGATCGGCGAGCGCGGCTCGCTGGACGTGACCATGTCGGAAATCGCCGGACGCGCCGGCGTATCGTCGGCGCTGGCGCACCATTACTTCGGCGCCAAGGATGAGCTGCTGTTGGCGACGATGCGGCATATCCTGGCCGAGCTGACCACCGACACGCTGCGCGCCCTTGGTTCGACCAGCACGCCGCGCGAGCGCGTCTCAGCGGTCGTCGCTGTGAACTTCTCCGATCTCCAGTTCCAGCCGGAAACGATCGCTGCCTGGCTCGCCTTCTATGTCGAAGCGCAGAAATCATCGGCTTTGCGCAGGCTGCTCCGGGTCTATGCGCGACGGCTGCATTCGAACCTGATGAGCGGGCTGACCGGTATCCTGCCCAGAGCCGAAGCCGACCGCGTCGCTGAGGCGACAGCAGCCCTGATCGACGGGCTCTATATCAGGCGTGCGCTGAAGGACGGCGTGCCCGATGCCGCGACCGCGATCGCACTGGTCGAGGACTATCTCGAAACGAAACTCAACCGGCGGCAGGCACAGTGACGACCAAACGACCCAACATCCTGATCGTTATGGTCGATCAGCTCAACGGCACGCTGTTTCCAGACGGGCCGGCTGATTTCCTGCACGCACCGCATTTGAAGGCGCTGGCCGCACGCTCGGCCCGCTTTGCCAACAACTACACGGCCTCGCCGCTCTGCGCGCCGGGCCGCGCCTCGTTCATGAGCGGCCAGTTGCCGTCGCGCACAGAGGTCTATGACAACGCCGCCGAGTTCGCCTCGTCGATCCCGACCTATGCTCACCATCTGCGCTCCGACGGCTATCACACCTGCCTGTCGGGCAAGATGCATTTCGTTGGCCCGGACCAGTTGCATGGTTTCGAGGAGAGGCTGACCACCGACATCTACCCGGCCGATTTCGGCTGGACGCCGGACTATCGCAAGCCCGGCGAACGAATCGACTGGTGGTATCACAATCTGGGTTCGGTGACCGGCGCCGGCGTCGCCGAGATTTCCAACCAAATGGAATATGATGACGAGGTCGCCTTCCATGCGGTGCAGAAACTCTATGATTTCGCCCGCGTCTCCGATGACGCCTCGTATCGCCCCTGGTGCCTGACGGTTTCCTTCACCCACCCGCACGACCCCTATGTGGCCCGGCGGCAATATTGGGATTTGTACGAAGACTGTCCGGAGCTTGAGCCGGAAGTCGGCTTCATCCCCTACGACAGCCAGGATCCGCATTCACAGCGGCTCTACCGCGCCAGCGACTACGACAGTTTCGACATCACGCCGGAGCAGGTCCGCCGCTCACGGCGCGGCTATTTCGCCAACATCTCCTATATCGACGACAAGGTCGGCGAACTGGTGTCGGTGCTCCATCGCACGCGCATGATCGACGACACCGTCATCCTGTTCTGTTCCGACCATGGCGACATGCTTGGCGAGCGCGGACTGTGGTTCAAGATGTGCTTCTTCGAGGGCTCGGCGCGCGTGCCGCTGATGATCGCCGGAAAAGGCATTCCAGCCGGTCTGATCAATACGCCGGTGTCGAATCTCGACGTGACGCCGACGCTTTGCGACCTCGCCGGCATCGATATGAGCGCGATCATGCCATGGACCGATGGCCAATCGCTGCTGCCGCAGTTGCACGGCCAGAAACGCACCGCCCCGGCGCTGATGGAGTACGCAGCAGAGGGGTCAAACGCCCCGCTGGTGGCTATCCGCGACGGCCGCTACAAATTCATCCATTGCGAGATCGACCCGCCGCAACTGTTTGATCTTGAATCCGATCCCAAGGAACTCACCAATCTCGCTGATGATCCAGCGCACGCGGCCTTGGTGGCTGCGTTCCTCGACAAGGCGCGGGGACGCTGGGACATGGCCGCCTTCGACGCAGCCGTGCGCGCCAGCCAGGCGCGCCGCTGGGTTGTTTATCCGGCGCTGCGCAACGGCACCCACTACCCCTGGGAGTTCCAGCCGCTGCAGAAGGCGTCGGAACGCTACATGCGCAACCACATGGATCTCAACGTGCTCGAAGAGCAAAAACGCTTTCCGCGAGGCGAATAAATGGCCGAAGTTCTTGTCCCCTCCCTTGATCATCTCAAGCAGGCCTATGCCGTCACCTCCAAGGCGACGCAGATCACGCCACTGCTGGAATCGGCGGCTCTCGCCAGAGAGACGGGGGCTGCCCGTGTCTTCATCAAGCCGGAATCGCTGCAATGGGCGGGATCGTTCAAGATCCGCGGCGCCTATTGGCGTTTGAAGCGGCTTTCGGCCGAAGAAGCGAAGAAGGGCGTCGTCGCCTATTCGTCCGGCAATTTCGCGCAAGGGCTGGCCGCCGCCGGTCAGGCGCTCGGCATTCCCGTCACTATCGTCATGCCGATCGATGCACCCGTCGCCAAGCGCGACGCCACGGCCGGCTATGGTGCACGTGTCGTGCTGACCGATCATGGTGACCGCGCACGCGAAGAAGTCGCCGCCGCGAGGGCGCGCGAGATTGCCGAAACCGAAGGCCTTGCGCTGTTGCACCCTTTCGATGACCCAGAGATCGTCGCCGGCCAAGCGGGTGCCGGGCTGGAAGCGCTCGACCAACTCGCAGCCAAGGATGCAGAGGCCGATCTCCTGTTCTGCTCCGTTGGCGGTGGTGGATTGATCGGCGGTGTTTCGCTCGCCTTCCACTATCTATCGCCACGCACACAAATCATCGGCGTCGAGCCTGAGGGCTTCAATGGAATGGGCTCCTCGCTGGCGCATGGCGCCATCGAAACCATGCCGATCGGGCCGCAGTCGATCTGCGACGGGTTGATGGCGCGCAAGCCCGGCGACGCTCCGTTCGCGGCGGTCAAGACCGCAGGCGTTCGCGGCATCACCGTCGACGACGCTTCGGTGCGCCGCGCCATGCGCATTGCCTTCGAGCGGATGAAGCTGGTGCTGGAGCCTTCGGGCGCGGCTTCGCTGGCGGCGTTGCTCGGCGGCAAGGTGGATGTGACGGGCAAGAGCGTGCTCGTGGTGGCAACTGGCGGCAACGTTTCGCTCGCCGATTTTATGGCGCATATGAACCATGCTTGAAGCAGATTTCGTCATCATCGGCTCCGGCTCGGCCGGCTCGGCCATGGCCTATCGCCTGTCGGAAGACGGCAAGCATTCGGTCATCGTGATCGAATTTGGCGGCACCGATATCGGGCCGCTGATCCAGATGCCGTCGGCGCTGTCGATCCCGCTCAATATGAGCCTCTACGACTGGGGCTTTGCGAGCGAGCCGGAGCCGCATCTCGGCGGGCGCGTGCTGGCGACACCGCGCGGCAAGGTCATCGGCGGCTCGTCCTCGATCAACGGCATGGTCTATGTGCGCGGCCATGCCCGCGACTTCGACCATTGGGCCGAACAGGGTGCGGCCGGCTGGGGTTTTGCCGACGTGCTCCCCTATTTCAAGCGCATGGAAGACTCGGATGGTGGCGAAGACGGATGGCGCGGCCACGGCGGCCCGCTGCATGTCCAGCGAGGATCGCGCAGGAATCCGCTCTATGGCGCCTTCGTCGACGCGGGGCGTCAGGCCGGTTTCGAGCTGACTGACGACTACAATGGTTCGAAGCAGGAAGGTTTTGGGCCGATGGAGCAGACCATTCGCGGCGGTCGCCGCTGGTCGGCGGCATCCGCCTATCTCAAGCCGGCGCTGAAGCGAAAGAACGTGAGTCTGGTCAAGGGCTTCGCCCGGCGGGTGATCATCGAGAATCAACGCGCAACCGGCGTCGAGATCGAAGCTCACAAACAGATTCAAGTCATCAAGGCGCGACGCGAGGTGATCGTCGCCGCATCGTCGATCAATTCGCCCAAGATCCTGATGCTGTCGGGCATCGGCCCGGCAGAGCATCTGAGGGAAAATGGTATCGCCGTGGTGGCCGACCGGCTCGGCGTCGGCGGCAACCTGCAGGATCATATGGAGCTTTATATCCAGCAGGAATCGACGCAACCGATCACGCTGAATTCAGTGCTGAATCCTTTTTCCAAGGCACTGATCGGGGCACAATGGCTGTTCTTCAAGACCGGCCTCGGCGCGACAAACCATTTCGAGGCAGCCGCCTTCGTGCGCTCGCGCGCCGGCGTCGATTATCCCGATATCCAGTACCACTTCATTCCGGCGGCAGTGCGCTATGACGGCAAGGCGGCAGCGAAATCGCACGGCTTCCAGGCCCATGTCGGACCGATGCGGTCGAAGTCGCGGGGGTCGGTGACGCTGCGCTCGCCGGACCCGAAATCAAGCCCGGTGATCCGTTTCAACTACATGTCGCATCCAGACGACTGGGCGGAGTTCCGCCACTGCATCAGGCTGACGCGCGAGATCTTCGGCCAGTCGGCATTCGACGCCTATCGCGGCCAGGAAATCTCGCCCGGCTCCCACGTGCAATCGGACGAGGATCTGGATGTCTTCATCCGCGATCATGCCGAGAGCGCATACCATCCTTGCGGCACCTGCAAGATGGGCCGCGCCGACGATGCGATGAGCGTCGTCGACCCGGAATGCCGGGTCATTGGTGTCGATGGGTTGCGGGTCGCCGATTCGTCGATCTTCCCGCGTGTCACCAACGGCAACCTCAACGCACCGTCTATCATGACCGGTGAGAAGGCATCCGACCACATTCTTGGCCGCACGCCGCTGGCGCCGTCCAACCAGGAACCGTGGATCAATCCGCGCTGGCAGGCGTCCGACAGATAGGCGTACTTTATGCATGCTTCCGGAAGCACAAGTACGCCATATCTGTTTTGAGTCGTCGCATCGTGCTTTCCGAAAATCGATTCCGATTTTCGGGCCGATGCGATAGAGCTTGATCCACCCGAAAGATTGAGCCGCCCGCCTGGGCGATAGACCATTTGGAGACTTCCCATGCGCGCCCAGCCCACGGCATCGCACTATGTCAACGGACGCTACATCGACGACGAACGCGGCGCACCGCTGCCCGTCATCTATCCGGCGACCGGCGAGACCATCGCGATGCTGCGCTCGGCAACGCCGAATGTGCTGGAACTCGCCATCGAAGCCGCACGTGCCGCACAGCCAGCCTGGGCACGGCTGAAGCCGGTCGAGCGTGGTCGCATCCTGCGCCGCGCCGCCGACATTCTGCGCGCCCGCAACGCCGACCTCGCCCGCATCGAGACGCTAGATACCGGCAAGGCGATCCAGGAAACGCTGGTGGCTGACGCGCCGTCAGCGGCGGATTGCCTCGAGTATTTCGGTGGCGTGATCGCCGCATACAATGGCGAATCCGTCGATCTCGGCGGACCCTTTGCCTATACGCGGCGCGAGGCGCTCGGCGTCTGTGTCGGCATCGGCGCCTGGAACTACCCGATCCAGATCGCCGGCTGGAAATCCGCACCGGCACTCGCCATGGGCAATGCCATGGTGTTCAAGCCCTCCGAAAACACGCCGCTGTCAGCGCTGGCGCTGGCCGAGATCTACACCGAGGCCGGCCTGCCCGACGGGCTGTTCAACGTGGTGCAAG
The nucleotide sequence above comes from Mesorhizobium shangrilense. Encoded proteins:
- the betA gene encoding choline dehydrogenase, with the protein product MLEADFVIIGSGSAGSAMAYRLSEDGKHSVIVIEFGGTDIGPLIQMPSALSIPLNMSLYDWGFASEPEPHLGGRVLATPRGKVIGGSSSINGMVYVRGHARDFDHWAEQGAAGWGFADVLPYFKRMEDSDGGEDGWRGHGGPLHVQRGSRRNPLYGAFVDAGRQAGFELTDDYNGSKQEGFGPMEQTIRGGRRWSAASAYLKPALKRKNVSLVKGFARRVIIENQRATGVEIEAHKQIQVIKARREVIVAASSINSPKILMLSGIGPAEHLRENGIAVVADRLGVGGNLQDHMELYIQQESTQPITLNSVLNPFSKALIGAQWLFFKTGLGATNHFEAAAFVRSRAGVDYPDIQYHFIPAAVRYDGKAAAKSHGFQAHVGPMRSKSRGSVTLRSPDPKSSPVIRFNYMSHPDDWAEFRHCIRLTREIFGQSAFDAYRGQEISPGSHVQSDEDLDVFIRDHAESAYHPCGTCKMGRADDAMSVVDPECRVIGVDGLRVADSSIFPRVTNGNLNAPSIMTGEKASDHILGRTPLAPSNQEPWINPRWQASDR